In a genomic window of Oncorhynchus keta strain PuntledgeMale-10-30-2019 chromosome 28, Oket_V2, whole genome shotgun sequence:
- the LOC127912943 gene encoding uncharacterized protein LOC127912943 produces MGIRHIDMGIRHIHMGIRHIDMEIRHIHMGIRHIDMGIRYIDMGIRHIDMGIRHIDMGIRHIDMGIRHIDMGIIHIDMGIRYIDMGIRYIDMGIRYIDMGIRHIDMGIRHIDMGIRYIDMGIRYIDMGIRYIDMGIRHIDMGIRYIDMGIRHIDMGIRYIDMGIRHIDMGIRHIDMGIRHIDMGIRHIDMGIRYIDMGIRHIDMGIRHIDMGIRHIDMGIRHIDMGIRHIDMGIRHIDMGIRYIDMGIRYIDMGIRYIDMGIRHIDMGIRYIDMGIRYIDMGIRYIDMGNKQCSKFNNITLG; encoded by the coding sequence atggggattagacatatagacatggggattagacatatacacatggggattagacatatagacatggagATTAGACATAtacacatggggattagacatatagacatggggattagatatatagacatggggattagacatatagacatggggattagacatatagacatggggattagacatatagacatggggattagacatatagacatggggattatacatatagacatggggattagatatatagacatggggattagatatatagacatggggattagatatatagacatggggattagacatatagacatggggattagacatatagacatggggattagatatatagacatggggattagatatatagacatggggattagatatatagacatggggattagacatatagacatggggattagatatatagacatggggattagacatatagacatggggattagatatatagacatggggattagacatatagacatggggattagacatatagacatggggattagacatatagacatggggattagacatatagacatggggattagatatatagacatggggattagacatatagacatggggattagacatatagacatggggattagacatatagacatggggattagacatatagacatggggattagacatatagacatggggattagacatatagacatggggattagatatatagacatggggattagatatatagacatggggattagatatatagacatggggattagacatatagacatggggattagatatatagacatggggattagatatatagacatggggattagatatATAGACATGGGTAACAAACAGTGTAGCAAATTCAATAATATTACCCTTGGATGA